From the Mycoplasma putrefaciens KS1 genome, the window GATCCGGCTAATTCACGCTCTAATAGTACAGTTCAAAATATAGAAACAGCAAACTCATCTTTTCCTAATTTATCTTTAGCAGGTAAACCTACTAATACTTGACGTCCACCACGTCTAAGCATTTCCATACCTTGACTAGTTACTGATGATGCAACTGATGTGTTAATTACACCATGAGCTCCACCATTTGTAACTTCAATAACTTTTTCAATAGCATTAACTTTTTTACTATTAAAAGCAAACTCTGCTCCTGATTTTAAAGCTAAATCAACTTTTTCATCTGCTATATCAATACCAATAACTCTATAACCCATAGCTTTTGCATATTGAATAGCCATTTGACCCAATCCACCAACTCCAATAACAACTATGAAATTTCCAGGTTTTAATTTAGCTTGTTTGACAGCTTTATAAGTAGTTACACCAGCACAAACAACCGGAGCACCAGTTATGACATCTAATTGCTTTGGAACTAAACCAACAAAATCCTCATGTCCAATTGCATATTCAGCAAATGACCCATCTTTTGTATAAGCTGACATATTTTGATCAGGACATAATGTTTCTCTACCAGTTAAACAATATTCACAATGTCCGCATGTGTCATGTAATCAGGCTAAACAAACTCGATCACCAACTTTTAGATGTGTACATCCTGGTCCTAGTTTTGCAACAATACCAATACCTTCATGACCAGGAATCAAAGGATATTTCGGTTCTACTAATCAGTCATAATTTGCTGCATGTAAATCTGTATGACAAATTCCGCTAGTTTCCATTTTAATTAAAACTTCTTTTTCCTTTGGTTCAGGAATATCTACTAATTCTACACTTCATTTACGTGATTCACGAACCACAAAAGCTTTCATCTTTGCCATAAAAATAAAATACCTCGTAGTGAAAATACATAATAAATATTTATTTTTTAATATATTTACAACTAAATTATAACTTTTAACTAAAACACTTAAAAGAAAAGATCTACAGATATATCCTGCTAGACTATAAATTAGAACCACATTATTAAGAATAAAAATTTATTAAGATAAAGGCTTTTAATTACAAAATAAAAAAGGTTCACCTTACTTTGAACTATGTGAATTAAATAAAGTATAAACAACTTTTACAACAAAAACTCATAAGTATCTTTTTGTGCTAATACTTAAAATAGTTTTCAAAAGTATTTGTTAAAATGTTTTATTTAACTTATACTGTTTTCATTTAATAAAAATTCTTTTACTGAGATATACAAAATACCATTATCATCATATTTTGCAAAAGTATCATTTCCTAAGATTACTATTTTTTTAAATGAATCATTAATTTTTTTTAATGATGCTATTTCTTGTTCTTTTTTTTCAAAAGAATCTATATTTAACGCTGATTGAATATAATATCTTTTATCTGCTTTGTTAACTACAAAATCAACTTCTAAACGCACTTCTTTTCTTGGATCTGAACTCTTATTATCATAAATAACAACTCCAACATCAACTAGATAACCGCGTCTTTTTAACTCATTGTATATGATATTTTCTTGGATATGATTTTGCTCATCTTGTCTAAAGTTAATTCTTGCATTTCTTAAACCAAGATCAGTAAAATAATATTTTAGTGGAGTTGAAAAATATCTACCACCCTTAACATCATATCTTTTTGAACTATCAATTATAAAAGCATCTTCAAAATAATCTAAATAGTTTTTAATAGTATTAGCAGAAATATTAATCTTATTTTCTGAAGCAAATCTTTTCATAAGTTTTGAAGGATTAGTTAAAGATCCAATTGATGAAGAAATAAAATCTAACAATATATTAAGAACCTCAGTCTGGTTTGAAATATTATTTCTTTCAGCTATATCCTTTATATAAATTTCATTAAAAAGATTAGTTAGATATTTTTTCTTATCTTGTTCAGTTTTTAAACTATAAACCTCAGGCATTCCACCAAAATAACAATATTGTTTAAACGCTTGTTGTCTATCAGTATATAGTTGACAAACTTCACTAAAAGATAAAGGATTTAAACGAATTTCATCTCCTCTTCCTCTAAACTGAGTAAGAATATCAGATGATAACATTTTTGAATTGCTTCCAGTGACATAAACATCAAGATTTTCTCTTTTGACTAGACTTAATAATACGTCAATAAAAGTTACTTGATAAGTGCTGTTTTCATGATAAGGATTTTTTATTGCTTCACAATACTGAATTTCATCTATCATTACATAATATTTTTTATTTTTATCAACAATTAAAGATTTGATATATTCACTTAATTTTAAAGGGTTACGATGCTCTAAAAAATCGATATTTTCTAGAGATAAGGTTATGATTTGATCTTTTGTGACTTGATTTGATAATAAATATTCATAAAATAAATTAAAAAGCAAATAAGATTTACCACATCGTCTTATCCCAGTTATTATTTTCACTTTCTTGTTGTCTTTTTTATCTATTAGTTGATTTAAGTAAAAGTCTCTTTTAAAGTTCATAACATACCCCATAGAAGATTAAGTCGGAATTCCGAGTATTTATTATAAGTATAACAAAAAAGCTAATGTACAGAAGATTAAGTCGGAATTCCGAGTATTTTTTCTAAACTCTTTAATTAAAGTCAGCTCAGATTTGACTGTTTTTCTAATTAAAGATTTTGATTTTTAACTATAAGATTTAAGGAATTTACTAACACTTGAGAACAGTGAAAAGTAGGGGATATGTTTGAGGTTGGTAGGGGTTATGTCGTTCCAAAGAAACATATTTATAACAGTAAATTTGGTGAATACATATATCCTATATATTCTTCTCAAACAACAAATAACGGATTACTAGGTTACTACAATAATTTTCTAAATTCTAACTCTATAACATGAACTACCGATGGAGCTAATGCTGGTACTGTATATTACAGAGAAGGTAGATTTTATGCAACAAATGTATGTGGAATACTATCTAGAAAACATTTTACACCTAACCTTTATTTGTCATTATCTCTTTCTAAAGTTGCTTATAAACATGTAACTAAAGTTGGTAATCCTAAATTAATGAATAATGTTATGTCAAGCATAGAATTAACAATCACATCAAATATAGATGAACAATATAAAATATCATCTCTATTTTCTAACCTAGATTCACTAATCACCTTTCATCAGCGTGGGTATAATGGAGGTAAAAAGTGAAAAAAGATGACATACTACTATACAAATATTTTCAAAATTGGATAAATGTATACAAGAGAGGATCGATTAGAAATGTAAGTTTTAAAAAATATGAACTTACATTAGATTGAATTATAAAATTAGCACCAAGTATTAGATTATGTGACCTAGACAGAATAACTTATCAAGAAATTATTAACCAATACGCAAAAGATCACGAAAGACAAACTACAATGGATTTTCACCATCATTTGAAAAGTTGCTTGTTAGATGCATTTGATGAAGGATTGCTATCTAAAGATCCGACTAGAAAAGTTGTTATTAAAGGAAAACCAGCAAAACCTAAAAAAATAAAATTTTTAAGTAACTTTGAGTTACAGTTATTGTTAAAACAATTAAACTTAAAAGATTCTTTAAATTTTGATTAATTAATATTTTTAATAGCTAAAACTGGACTAAGATTTTCAGAAGCTATTGCACTAACTCCTGAAGATTTTGATTTTACTAAACAACTTTTAAATATTTCTAAAACATGAAACTATAAAGAAACAGGTGGTTTTTTGCCAACTAAAAATAAGTCTTCGATCAGAAAAATTCAACTTGACTGACAAACAATATCTAGATTTGCTTCTCTTGTTCAGGGACTAGAAAGTAATAAACCTATCTTTGTTTTTAAAGATAAAATATTTAATTCTACAATAAATGATACTTTAGCAAGAAGATGCAAAAAGGCAAATATTCCAGTGATTAGTATTCACGGATTAAGACATACTCATGCATCAATTTTGCTATATGCTGGTGTATCTATAGCTTCAGTTGCTAAGAGACTAGGACATTCAAGTATGAATACCACTGAAAGAATTTATCTACACATAATCAATGAGTTAGAAAACAAAGACATTGATCTTGTTATGAGATCTATTTCAACATTAAATTAGTATAAATAATATTATTACCCACGAAAAAAAACACCACACAAGTGTGGTGTTTTTTTGACTATTTTATAATTATTTGATTTTTTTAGCTTTTATTCTTTGTTCTTGAATAAATTCTTGAACGTAATTTCTAAATTTAAAAGGTTTTACTTTAAATAAAGGAGTGTTAAATTTATCTGATAAAACTTGTTTAACTTGTTGAGTAAATTTACCGTTACATAAATTATCTAATCTTCCATTGGCATTAATAATATCATCAGAGTTAATTATTTTTTTTAGCTCGTTTTCATCTAAATTCATTTCAATAGCAAAATCTTTTATTTTTTGATCATTTTCTTCGTTTACTTTTTTTCTAACATATTCTCATAAACTAAAATCAGTATAAGGAAGATTTTTTGAAATTGACAAATGTACACCTATTTCAGCATAACGTTGGTATTCTTTTGGAAACTTATAAACTTCTTTAAATAGTGTATTTTTCAATTGTTCACGTTCTGCTATTAAGTCTTTGCTTTCACTTTTTAAAAGTTTTTCATCAATATCTAGTATTCTTAGTACTAAGCTTTTTATATAGTTATCATCAACATAGATAAATCAAGATGAATTATCAACATCAGCTAATTCAACTAAAAGATCTAGTTCACCTGAATTTACTGATAAATTATCAAATTTAGAAAAATCAATTTCTTTTATTCTTGTACTAATTAATTGAAACTGATCTTTAGTCATTGAAATTTTTTCTTGATCTTTTTTTCAGTTAAAGTTTAATATTTTAGCGCTATTTAAATTTTTTCTTAATTCTTTATACTCATGCAATAGTTTTTTAGCATCATCTTCTGATATTTTTTCTTCATCAGGAACTGATTCAAACTCAGCATATCCTCACATTCTAAAAATTTCTTTAATCTCATTAAATGACGAATCAATTCTTGCACAAAATAAATCTAAACTTTTTGGTTCAGCCATTGATGGATCAATTCCTGAATAAAGTCTTAAGGCTTCGTCCATATTTCATCTCATCAGAGTTGGTTGTCTGAAAAAAATTACGTTTCCATTAGGTTTTTTGTCAGATTTTATTGTTCTGTTTGTTCTTGATATTGCTTGAATTAAATGCTCATATTCAAGCACTTTGTCAAAATAAACAGTGTTAATGTACTTAGAATCATATCCTGTTAATAATTGGTTAACTACTATTAAAAGATCTAATTTTTTTTCATCTTGTAAGTTAATGTACGGATCTTTTTGAGCTAATCTTTTTTGTACATCTTCTTTAAAATTATTGTGATCATTAGGATTTTGAATATTAAAATTGGTATTAAAATCTTTGTTATATCTTGTGATGATCTTTTTTATTGATTCTAATTTTCCTAACCCTTTAGAAACATCATCTGATTCTTCAGTAATATCTGTGCTACGATCAAATAAGGCGCTAAATTTTAAATCAAATGCTCTTTTTTGTACTTCTTGATCAAAAATATCAAAATATTCAATCGCATCTTTAATTGATGATGTAGCTAATATTGCACTAAAGCTTTTATCAACACTTTTGTTTTTTCATTGATCTAATATGTCTTTAACAATTTCTTGTTTCATTTGGTTTTGTTTTTGATTATTTATTAAAGAAAAGAGATCTTTTTCAAATTTTAAAATCTGTTCATCTTGATTATGAAATGAATTTTTTAGTTTATTTAGTTTTTCACTAGCAAGTTTGTGGTTGTCGTTTTGATTATTTAAATAATTTTCTTTTACACAAATAAAAGGTAATAAAACTTTGTCAATATATCTGTATTCACAGTTAAATGAAAGAACTTTGCCATCATTAATACCGTGTTCCATTGTGTATTTATGAAGTTCTTGACCAAAGTTTTGTTCAGTTGTTAAGTCATTTTTTGCATTTTCTTTACGTATTGGTGTTCCTGTAAAACCAAACAAAACTGAATTAGAAATATTTTCAGTTATGTTCTTATACATCTCTCCAAAAGTTGTTCTATGTGCTTCATCAAAAATAAAGACAATTCGTTTTTGAGAAATTTTATTTAGTTCTTTATAATAGTTTTCTTCTCTAACTCTTGATTGCTTATGAATTGAAGTAATAATAAGTTTTTGTTTTATAGATTCAGTTGTTAATTGTTTAACTAAATCATTAGTTGAAGTAGCTTCAACAACATCAATTTTGCTAGATGAATTAAACTTTTTAAAAGCATTTTTTGTTTGAAGTCCAAGTTCAATTCTATCAACAACAAATAAAATAATGTCTGCTTGATTTCATTCTAAAAGAAGCGTAGCTAATTTAAAACTAGTAAGAGTTTTACCTGAGCCTGTAGTATGTCAAACATATCCACCTTTTACACTTTGTGTTGTTTTTTGTTGGAAAAATTCTTTTTTAAAAAATTTATCTTGAATTTTATTAACCGCGTGAACTTGATAACTTCCTAATATTTTTAAATTATTATCACTACTATCAGCAATTGTATAATCTGAAATCATTCGATGTGCTGTAGGAATACTTAGAAATTGTCTAACCAATTCCAATCAATTATTAACAGGTTTATTATCAAAATCAGTTCATTTTAAAAATTTATCTTCAACTATTTCTTTATAACTATTAGAATTAGGCATATATATCATTTCATTAGGTTTCATTGCAACAACAACTTGAACTAATTTAAAAATACCTCTATAAAATCCTAGTCTTGAATAATTTTTAATTTGATTAATTGCTTTTTCAATACCATTATTGGTATTTTTTAATTCAATATGAATTAAAGGCATTCCATTAAATAACAACATTAAATCAGCTCTTTTTTGACCACTAATAGTATTTGTAGTTACTTGTCTTGCAATCTGATAAACATTATTTCCAGCATTTATATCATGTCTATAAAAAATTCTTAAATGAACTTGCTTACCATACTTTTTTTGATCCAACTCATTTGTTCTTTTTATTCCTATAAACTCACCAGTAATTAAAATATTAGAATCTACAAACGTGTTGCACTTTCTAACCTCATTAAGTACCTGTTCCATTTCATCATCAGATAAATCTATACCATTTAAAACGTCTTTATTATTTTCAGATAGGATGTCTTTTCAGTTTCTAATAAGTTGTTCTTCTGTAACATTATTTAAAATTGCATCACAATTTTTTGTTAAATTTTTTGGATCAACAAAACCTTTTCATCCGTATTCTTGTAGACTATTGACTATTGCTTTTTCAAATTCTTGTTCGTTAGTAAAATACATACTTCCTCCTACACAAACATCTTTTCAAGTAATGCGTTTTTTACATTTTTTAATAGTTCAAGCTTACGCTGATGAAGGGTGATTAGTGAATCTAGATTATAAAATAGAGATGAGATTTTAGACTGTTCATTTATAAAAGGAATACAATAAATTTTTTTACCATAATCTTTAAAATAGATATGAGGTATTGTAGAACCATTTATCTCTTTAGAGAAGTTACTTTTGCTACTAATTAAAAAATAAATGAATCTTATATTTGAATTATTGGCTAAAATAACTCCCATAGTGCTTAAAACCATAGTATTTTTAGGTAGTAATCTTGTTGTTCCTGCTGCTGCTCCATATTTTATTATCGATATATATTCTTCAGTAATTGGTTGATTATTTGTTTTTCCTGCAATTTTATTTGCATCATAAACATCATATTTTTCATTATGTGTTAGATCTTTCAAAGTCATTCTTGATGACTGGTATTTAACAAGCTCATTGAATTTTTCCTGTTCTCAAGTGTTAGTAAATTCCTTAAATCTTATAGTTGGAAACTGTGATTTTTCGTCACAAAACATTTTCTCAAGTAATCTATTTTTTGCATTTTTTAAAAGATTTAACTTACACTGATGAAAAGCGATCAGTTGATCAAGGTTAGAAAGTAAAGTTACTAACTTTTCTCTTTCTTGAAAATTTTTTGGAATTTTAATAATGGAATTTCTTATTTTTTCAGAATTAAGGTTTGCTTGAGTTCCTGTTGATATCAAGCGAAATCAGTAATTTTGTAAATCACATTTTTTAAAATAGTAAAAAAGATATTTTCTAATAGAATCATCTTTTATTACCATGCTATAAAAAGCTTGTGAAGTTGCCGTATCATTGTTTAAAATACCTATTTTTCCGATAGTTGCATATATTGATAAGGTTAAAGACCCTTTTGGTACAACTCAAGCACTAGATGAGTTTAGTCCTTCCTTTGTTATTTTCTTTTCAGTTGAGTAAATGTGTCCATCTGTCTTAGTTAAATCAGAAATCGTTAAGAATGGTATTTTTCCATTGTAATATTTTGGATTAGAAGTGTTGGGTGTTCCACCTGTTCCACCTCTATCTACTATATTTTCTAATTTTTCCTGTTCTCAAGTGTTAGTAAATTCCTTAAATCTTATCTTTGGAAATAATTCATTTTGCTTCATTTTAACTACCACCTAGCACTTTAATTAATTCATTAATTGCTCTCATATCATCTTCTTCACCTTTAAGATCTTTTAATAAATTAATCAATTCTTTTTCATTAGTTAGGATCTGTTTATTGATATCTTCTAAAGTGTCTTTGTACTTTTCGGATAATAATTCAAATTTAGAAACATAGCCATCAATTATATCGATTGGTTTTTGTTCAAACATTTTAATAATATTTTCAAGTCACTTTGTTACTAATAATTGATAAAACTCGTTTTCAGACAAGCTCAAGTACTTATTATATGAATCGTTTACTAATTGTTTATCAGTTGAGTTTATGTATTTTTTAATTTCTGCTTGCTTAGTATAAAGTTTAGAAAGATTTGTTATTTTGTCTTCAAAAGAATCTTCAATAATTGCTTGATTAGCTTTTATGATCTCTTTTGCTAGGTTTTCTATTTTAGTTTTATTAAATTCTTCTTTTTCAGAATCATAGGTTTCATCTATTTTATCTTCTTCAGCAATTGAATCTAAAAGATCTTGAATTTCAAGATTAATTTCTTCTTGTCTTTCTTGTTGAGCAATTAAATCATCATAAATATTTTTAAAATAAGTATTTTGAATAAGCTCTGGATCTAAGATGGTGGAAGATCATTTTTTAACTGTTTGTTGTTCAGATTCTTTCTTTTTAACTTCTCATTCTACTTCTGATTCATCTTTTAATATTTCTAGATAAATATTTTGGCTAGGTTTATTTTCATTGTCATTGTAGTATTTTGAAATTAATTCAACGTCTTCTTTA encodes:
- a CDS encoding zinc-dependent alcohol dehydrogenase translates to MAKMKAFVVRESRKWSVELVDIPEPKEKEVLIKMETSGICHTDLHAANYDWLVEPKYPLIPGHEGIGIVAKLGPGCTHLKVGDRVCLAWLHDTCGHCEYCLTGRETLCPDQNMSAYTKDGSFAEYAIGHEDFVGLVPKQLDVITGAPVVCAGVTTYKAVKQAKLKPGNFIVVIGVGGLGQMAIQYAKAMGYRVIGIDIADEKVDLALKSGAEFAFNSKKVNAIEKVIEVTNGGAHGVINTSVASSVTSQGMEMLRRGGRQVLVGLPAKDKLGKDEFAVSIFWTVLLERELAGSIVGTRKDLQEALDYATRGLVKSEVTKIVKLDQVAEIFEKLEKGDFIGRAVIDFR
- a CDS encoding ATP-binding protein; the encoded protein is MNFKRDFYLNQLIDKKDNKKVKIITGIRRCGKSYLLFNLFYEYLLSNQVTKDQIITLSLENIDFLEHRNPLKLSEYIKSLIVDKNKKYYVMIDEIQYCEAIKNPYHENSTYQVTFIDVLLSLVKRENLDVYVTGSNSKMLSSDILTQFRGRGDEIRLNPLSFSEVCQLYTDRQQAFKQYCYFGGMPEVYSLKTEQDKKKYLTNLFNEIYIKDIAERNNISNQTEVLNILLDFISSSIGSLTNPSKLMKRFASENKINISANTIKNYLDYFEDAFIIDSSKRYDVKGGRYFSTPLKYYFTDLGLRNARINFRQDEQNHIQENIIYNELKRRGYLVDVGVVIYDNKSSDPRKEVRLEVDFVVNKADKRYYIQSALNIDSFEKKEQEIASLKKINDSFKKIVILGNDTFAKYDDNGILYISVKEFLLNENSIS
- a CDS encoding restriction endonuclease subunit S, encoding MFEVGRGYVVPKKHIYNSKFGEYIYPIYSSQTTNNGLLGYYNNFLNSNSITWTTDGANAGTVYYREGRFYATNVCGILSRKHFTPNLYLSLSLSKVAYKHVTKVGNPKLMNNVMSSIELTITSNIDEQYKISSLFSNLDSLITFHQRGYNGGKKWKKMTYYYTNIFKIG
- a CDS encoding phage integrase SAM-like domain-containing protein — translated: MKKDDILLYKYFQNWINVYKRGSIRNVSFKKYELTLDWIIKLAPSIRLCDLDRITYQEIINQYAKDHERQTTMDFHHHLKSCLLDAFDEGLLSKDPTRKVVIKGKPAKPKKIKFLSNFELQLLLKQLNLKDSLNFD
- a CDS encoding site-specific integrase, which encodes MALTPEDFDFTKQLLNISKTWNYKETGGFLPTKNKSSIRKIQLDWQTISRFASLVQGLESNKPIFVFKDKIFNSTINDTLARRCKKANIPVISIHGLRHTHASILLYAGVSIASVAKRLGHSSMNTTERIYLHIINELENKDIDLVMRSISTLN
- a CDS encoding type I restriction endonuclease subunit R, with amino-acid sequence MYFTNEQEFEKAIVNSLQEYGWKGFVDPKNLTKNCDAILNNVTEEQLIRNWKDILSENNKDVLNGIDLSDDEMEQVLNEVRKCNTFVDSNILITGEFIGIKRTNELDQKKYGKQVHLRIFYRHDINAGNNVYQIARQVTTNTISGQKRADLMLLFNGMPLIHIELKNTNNGIEKAINQIKNYSRLGFYRGIFKLVQVVVAMKPNEMIYMPNSNSYKEIVEDKFLKWTDFDNKPVNNWLELVRQFLSIPTAHRMISDYTIADSSDNNLKILGSYQVHAVNKIQDKFFKKEFFQQKTTQSVKGGYVWHTTGSGKTLTSFKLATLLLEWNQADIILFVVDRIELGLQTKNAFKKFNSSSKIDVVEATSTNDLVKQLTTESIKQKLIITSIHKQSRVREENYYKELNKISQKRIVFIFDEAHRTTFGEMYKNITENISNSVLFGFTGTPIRKENAKNDLTTEQNFGQELHKYTMEHGINDGKVLSFNCEYRYIDKVLLPFICVKENYLNNQNDNHKLASEKLNKLKNSFHNQDEQILKFEKDLFSLINNQKQNQMKQEIVKDILDQWKNKSVDKSFSAILATSSIKDAIEYFDIFDQEVQKRAFDLKFSALFDRSTDITEESDDVSKGLGKLESIKKIITRYNKDFNTNFNIQNPNDHNNFKEDVQKRLAQKDPYINLQDEKKLDLLIVVNQLLTGYDSKYINTVYFDKVLEYEHLIQAISRTNRTIKSDKKPNGNVIFFRQPTLMRWNMDEALRLYSGIDPSMAEPKSLDLFCARIDSSFNEIKEIFRMWGYAEFESVPDEEKISEDDAKKLLHEYKELRKNLNSAKILNFNWKKDQEKISMTKDQFQLISTRIKEIDFSKFDNLSVNSGELDLLVELADVDNSSWFIYVDDNYIKSLVLRILDIDEKLLKSESKDLIAEREQLKNTLFKEVYKFPKEYQRYAEIGVHLSISKNLPYTDFSLWEYVRKKVNEENDQKIKDFAIEMNLDENELKKIINSDDIINANGRLDNLCNGKFTQQVKQVLSDKFNTPLFKVKPFKFRNYVQEFIQEQRIKAKKIK
- a CDS encoding restriction endonuclease subunit S, which translates into the protein MKQNELFPKIRFKEFTNTWEQEKLENIVDRGGTGGTPNTSNPKYYNGKIPFLTISDLTKTDGHIYSTEKKITKEGLNSSSAWVVPKGSLTLSIYATIGKIGILNNDTATSQAFYSMVIKDDSIRKYLFYYFKKCDLQNYWFRLISTGTQANLNSEKIRNSIIKIPKNFQEREKLVTLLSNLDQLIAFHQCKLNLLKNAKNRLLEKMFCDEKSQFPTIRFKEFTNTWEQEKFNELVKYQSSRMTLKDLTHNEKYDVYDANKIAGKTNNQPITEEYISIIKYGAAAGTTRLLPKNTMVLSTMGVILANNSNIRFIYFLISSKSNFSKEINGSTIPHIYFKDYGKKIYCIPFINEQSKISSLFYNLDSLITLHQRKLELLKNVKNALLEKMFV